Genomic DNA from Parambassis ranga chromosome 10, fParRan2.1, whole genome shotgun sequence:
TGGCAGATCTGTCGTGTACAGCTGCGGCGTGAATGTGGTGCCTTGGCTTGGTCCAGTGCTGATGTCAGGCTTTAGTGGAGGGATGGTGGTGCTAATAGTGCCAGCAACTGAGAGAGAAATGGTGGCTTCTGCATCTCCTGCAACATTTTTTGCTTTACAGCTGTAATTCCCAGCATCTTTGTACAGGATCCCATGCAAGCTCATGATGGACCATCTGATGCCATCCCCAGGTGATTCCTGGACTATAGTGGAACAAGAACACATTATGGAGGTCACTAAAAGTAGtggaaaaacacattcatttctaAAAAGCTAAAACTTAGTTATACCTGTGTTGTTGACCATTGAGCCGTCTGTCTTGGTCCAGTAAAGAGTTGGTGTGGGAAACCCTGTGGCATCACAACGCAGGAGAACATTACTGCCCAAAGGCGATGTTATCTTGGTTGCGGATGTCATCACGGATGGCTTTACACAGTTGTCAATTTCAGCACGCTGAAAAAGGACACCTGCTAGATTTTCTGGTCCAGCGCAGGTCAAGAACAGATCCATAAGGACCACTGGTGTGTCACTCATTTTGGATATCTCAATCAGCTTGGAGATTTTGCAGTCACAGAACCAGGGATTATCCTGGAGGCCTAGAAAGGGAAAGATGAGGcaatttttttattaaaaaacatcaaaaaacaacaaacatttggTGTGTCAAACATAAGGACTATATTACAATGGTTTTTAACATGGTAAAAATAAgtaatttcacacacacacacacacacaaattatatCTGACATGGTAATGAAATTATTAGGTTCGTGGGAGTGAACTTGTCATAATTTTGTAGAGTTGAGTTTAAGTTCCCTTTACAATTGCTGTAAACACATTGTGCACAATAGGTAAGCACATGTACCAGTGCACACTAAAGCCCTTATAACCAGATTAGTAAGTCTTAACAGTAGCAAAGCACCTAAGCTGCCTTGGGACTTCCTCCAGTGTGTGGTAGCCCACTATTTCCATTAGCTTTGCTATTAGCATTAACACAAGTAGACCACTAACAGCACAACTACAGTGTAATTAAACtttaaaataacagtaaatattTGTGTGGTTTACTGTTAGTTGAATATTAAGTAAAAATCTTTATTAACCTAAACCATATTTTAAACGTTGATTTGTATATAATTAGTTCAAAATGGTACAGTTGAGCATAGATTTTCCACATAATTTTAATGACAGACACCCTCAGGTTACACTAAAGAAGCTGTCATCTATCTGGGCtagggctgtttttttttcctactacTTAATCCTGTTTCTCCTTCAGGTCCACCAGAGCACACAGCCAGCTCTTTCAGGACAGATAAGCTGGCTTGCCCTCACAGAGCCTATTAATAATATCCCTCCCATCCCTGTGCATGCTACACAGGTGGTGTAAACGTGCATAAATACATGTAATTCAAACATTTATCCCAAAAATATAGCTGCATACAAGTATTATGACAGTTAACCAAATAAAAgacataataaaagacaaaagacataATATGGCTTGCATCTGACCTAGTTGCAGTTTAGAGAAGGCCAGCTTAACCGGAACTTGGAGGGTtttaaaacactgctgtgtgtgattggATGCAGGAGTGGCTAAACTACAGCTAAACTGTGAGCTAAACCAGCAGTAGGAGTGTCTGATGGCTAATCTGTTTCTACTGGGTTTAATTTGTATCAGGGTATGATTACAAAATTACCCAATGGTTCTGAATATGATAACTCAGTTGATATTTGTGACAGTGCAGCTGTCTAGTCAAACATAATAAGCAACAATAAAGACCTCTTCTTTCCCCTAATTGGAAAGTCCATGCTTGTCTTAGAGCGTGCAAGAAAATCACTTCTGCAGCAGGTTTACTTTTCATCTTCAGATACAGAGACATGGATCTGTAGGAGAGTTTCATGATTTTGAATTGTGACCCAGACAAACAATGTCTAAACAATAAACCACCTGTAAAGAAAAGAAATCCACCATAACACTATAAATGCTTTAGCTTTACTTGACTTCTAACAGCAAAACCATTGTGGCCATtggcatttttttcctctgttttcgTTGTCTCTAATTTAACAATATCTGATATATAAGAGTGCTCTGCAACGGTATTTGGGACTAATAACTTTACCTAAGTTTAGCACAAAAATCAAACCTTATTCATTGCACTAATACTTTTTTTGTGAATTGAAGTAGCACCATATAACCTAAATCAATCCTACAAAATGCAAACTATTTATTTCTGACTCTTAATGGTTTTAAACACAAAGACCAAGTAACAGCTGTGTCATGTTGCCATTTTAATTGGCTTCAAACCAATAACCTATGACACTGACTCTATGACTTGTGGtggttttaaaatgttaatgaaGCATCTAATGTGGTGATAACATTGATTTTGATGTTTGATCTTTGGAAAGTGTTTCCAAGTCATGGGTCCTCCAGTGTCCCTTGTTGAACCTCAGCAAAGGAATGCAATGAACTTGCCTTAAAAGTAATATGTTAATTGTACTTCAGGCAATCAGGACAGTAAACCAGTGTTGCACATTAGGTGACAGTTCTGCCACTACTTTAAATAATCTAATTTGACTGTGTCCTGGAGGTACTGTTTAGTCAAAATTAACCTGGCAAGATTACCAGGTAATGGAATGACGTTCCTGAAGTAATTACCCCAAAAGTGTCTGGCCTTAGCCTGAGAATCCTGTAAAACCTTGCCAAACAAAGTCAGACAGAATCTTACCTAACACGACTTTCTGGGAGGCATTAGAAGAGACTGGTACTCCATTAAAAGGTGGCCAGATATCCATGAGATCAGAGGGCAGGGTGGTTAATTTATTGCTAGATATATCCAAGTAGGTAATGTTGAGGAGGTAGGGGATAGCCTCTGGAGGAATGGTGGTGAGTCTGTTATTGTGAAGGTCCAATGTCTTCAGCATGGGCATCTCTTTGAGAGACTCCCAAGGAAACATGGAGATCATATTTCCATCCAGCCTCAGCTCATGGAGCACTTTTAAGTTGTAGAAACTTCCAGTATCCACTGAAGTTATGGAATTGTAGGTAATCCACAGGTACCGTAGTTCCACCAGGTAGTAGAAAGCTTCTGTTGGAATTCGCCGCACCACAGTTTTCTCAACACGAAGTTTGACCGTATCAACAGGGACATTGACAGGGATATCAGACATGTCTGGGTCATTGCAGAGCACAGATCTGAAAAGCAAAGATAAATGATCAACAcatcagtccatccatccatacatccgTCTGTCCCTGTGTAGGAAGGGTTTTCTGACATGACTGTAGTCCACATAAAGGTCACTTCAGAGATGGCAAGGTCAAAGCTAATCTTTGTCAACATTATAAACAGTGTGATCATGTGGGAAGCAGGAGGTGGAATATATCAACTAGTCATGGgcatatgtatttatttgataaTTAGCAGTGACATCAAGCAAAGCACCTTTAGGCCTTGTGTGCTGTATATATACAGATACCTCTTTAGTATCATCTCCagtattttcactttttttccctaGTTGTATAGTTGATATATATCACCAAGCATCTTTGTAGGCCAGGGGTCAGTACTAATAGGACTAATTATGCAGGGAGTAATTAGGTCTTCCTCCAGTATAAATGGATTGGTGCCATGCCACGGAACAGATATTATGTCTATACAGGTCAGCACTCCCAGTACAGATATCCCTGTTGTGGAAAATTTAGTCATACATCAGATTAAATCTGGTTATTTTGATTGTCTTAGCACTAATTCctacatgtttacatgtataATGCTGTAGCTGGCAATTCACATATCATACAAactcctttaaaaacacaaattatgATTTATCTCACTATACAtgtcaaaaaacaacaacccaaaaaaaaacaaacaaaacgaaTATATATTGATGGATCAGAGGCCAGGTGGTTTCGAATCCCTTGGTACTTAATTTTGTGCTTATTCAAATAGGTCATAACTCTCTGTAGGCCTTGAAGAGTAAAAAATATTTACGATTTAAATATTGTACTCCTTCATTATGTTCAGGTGACCTAATTAGGCAAAGTCATATACAAGTCTTCATATATATTGTGAATTGTTAGTTTTGTTAGTTTTctaactttttaaaaatttgCCATTTAATTGTCCTCCACAATGAAAATACAGTCTACCTGGTTCCTGTTCCATCGGTCCGGCCATGGAAGACACAGGTACATTGCGATGGGCAGAAGGGATGAGCCATACTGAGGCAGCATAGGAATACATGCATGCAGAGAAGTCGACGCATGTTGTCACCGTATGCACCCAAAACGCTCACATCGAGGGGatatcagaaaaaaatacatccGGGTTCATCAAAAGCCAGAAGAGTTCGCcttttcataaaaaaacaaaagaaaaataaatagagAATACTGAAAAGAGCTTTCGAGGTCCATAAGCAGCAACAGTACACAGGCTGAGGATCTAATTACAGCACAGGTGACCTGTCAGATTGACCACgtgggggaggggaggagggattAGTGAGGGATCTCCTAGGTTTGAGAGGGTCACACAAGCTAGCGTGGCACCACCagttttttccaacatggcgcTAATGAGCTAATTCTGAAGAGGTTTCCCCTCACGTGAGCCACCCACACCTTTTCTAAATCCATTCATGGGTTTATCTGAATTTAACTCCTCTTTTATTTCTGATGAGTAATGCCCACACAAATATGCTTTCATAACACTGTTTCTTTGCTCATACTGGTTTGGCTCTTTGTTGTCAGCCTGGTTCTAAAATAAGAAgactatattttttttcttaaacattCTGATGCAAGCCCTTCTGACTCTCAAGAAAAtctataaatgtaaatgtattattGAGCCGGAGGCCATATTTAAGATGTGCAAAGGGAGCTCTGTCTGGCACCAGGGTGCAAAATGTAATCCTGAATATGATTTATTAGCTGACTGGTGGGATCAGTGGCTTCGAGCAGGGGGCCAAACTCAACCTGCCTGCTGATGACAGATTCTGTAGTGTAGACCTTTCATATTTTCTGGACAGTATTTACTAGAGGTCTCGTTTGAAAGGGTTGGCTTGACCGTTAATACTTTGCTGTTACAATGCATTATGTTGAAACATAACCCACTTAACAGGCGTGAATTTTTTAGGTATCGCACCATTTTTAAGctcaaatgaaaatgtaaacttcatATTTTTACAAACAATACTCCACGTCTTGACTTTAGttttaatatttgtgttttggTCAGAATTTATTGTCAATAGTCTTGTCTACaaaatgtgtgttatttttatgtaaaCAACATGAAACTGATCAGCATGATACTGGTGAAAAGGTCCCTTTTATAAGCCCCTATTATAATAAAATGCACACCTAGTATAATTATCTATAGAGTTTATTGTTATCTATGTGGACGTTATCATAGATTATCACTAATATACAGTGCCCTGATATGTGTAGATAATTCAGTTATTTGGAATCACTTAGAAGAAAGGGAGACATCTAGTGGTGTGAGGCAGTTACTTCTCATGAGTCTCTAAGAACCagaaatgacaaacaaaatggACTCAGGAGCCCTTTATTAACAAGTACACAAGTGAATTTTATTTATGCAAGCAAATTTGATCATACAGGTCAAATAAGCCACTTCAAGCTGTTGGCACATGAATGTACAAAACCAATTTGATTTAAAGCTTGCTACTAAGCATCTGTAGTGAAAGTACAAAAGACTAGTACGAGGAGAAAgctgaaagctttttttttcttttttttttttagatcattACAGAGTAAGCAATGTTGGTACAAGTATTAGCTTTAAGACATCTGAAGTTGAAACCTCATCACAAACTAAATAGACACAACTCAAAGACTACAGTCTCTACTATCAGTAGCATAATGCGGTAAGCGTGGGAGGTTTAGTACTGCACATATAAACAAAGGGTTGATCCAGCAAGACGGTCAgaagtgtaaaaataaaaaattgaaATAAAGCAACTTTTGAGTCAATAAGACTATTAATGCATGTCCATGCCACGAAAAACATCTAAATTCACAGTCTTTACTAACAGTACAGTTATCCAACTTTGAGTTGAACACCAATGCGCTTACAtctagaaagaaagagagagagagagagagagagagagcaagagagagagagcacagaaaTGGTCAAATAAGTGCATGAAACtagctttgaggaaaaaaaaagattgccAGGCAATGAACCGACAGGCCACCCTGTGTGGTTGTAGGGCGTCCGGATGTGTAAGAAATACTGCCATGAATGAAATTACTGTGACACACACCTTTCCCACATCTGATTAATCCACCAAGGAGTGCAAATACACCAACAATGCTTTATTGTCTTTCCTGTTGAGACTGAAAGAGGCAGATTGAACTAATTCTCACATGACTTCCATTAAATGTCAGCGCTGAACATATAGTATGTATCTGTATATACAGCACAGGGTTCTGCAGTATTTATAAAGTTCCACTTTTAAGAAATTAACAAAGAGCAATTATGAAAGAATGTTCGCATGTGCTTTTGTGGCTTGTGATTCACAGTCCTAGAATACATTTTAGGTGGCAATATTATCATAAAATAACCCACAATTTATCTTTAATTGGATAATCCCATCTCAGAAATCTATCATAGTCAGTGTTACCTGCTTAACAGGCTTGGCACATCTAGCATCTATTACTTGTTTTACTCTGATTTGGTATTTATCGCTGTGTTGTCTTGCTGTTGTATTGTTGTATTTGATTGCTTTCATAGTGAAAGTGGTTTTTCATCCCTGGGAATACTGGTATGGCGAAGGCTTACAATACttcattgttgtgttgtgagaTTTGAAACACTTTTCAAAACGAACCACCcattcacatacagtacatagtTCTTGAACATGAAATCCCCAGACACACGACATGAGAAATGTGCTTGAAAAACCTTTGAAGCCCCTGTTGACCCCCTCAGAAAtcagcaaaaaataaattatgCATGAGCGCAAACTGACACTTAGTATCAAATAAAatttaagaaaaataaaacaattatgCACAAattatttaaagtaaaaaaaaaaaagcagaaatactACTGCTACTTCTGATTCTACATACTACACTAAAACTACTTTCAGCACTAAACAATTC
This window encodes:
- the lrit3a gene encoding leucine-rich repeat, immunoglobulin-like domain and transmembrane domain-containing protein 3a produces the protein MRRLLCMHVFLCCLSMAHPFCPSQCTCVFHGRTDGTGTRSVLCNDPDMSDIPVNVPVDTVKLRVEKTVVRRIPTEAFYYLVELRYLWITYNSITSVDTGSFYNLKVLHELRLDGNMISMFPWESLKEMPMLKTLDLHNNRLTTIPPEAIPYLLNITYLDISSNKLTTLPSDLMDIWPPFNGVPVSSNASQKVVLGLQDNPWFCDCKISKLIEISKMSDTPVVLMDLFLTCAGPENLAGVLFQRAEIDNCVKPSVMTSATKITSPLGSNVLLRCDATGFPTPTLYWTKTDGSMVNNTVQESPGDGIRWSIMSLHGILYKDAGNYSCKAKNVAGDAEATISLSVAGTISTTIPPLKPDISTGPSQGTTFTPQLYTTDLPSSVSTVLPKATSAIPRKPKTTPSSSQKGSFKQGKNQQGGNGRKLAADEKSKKTDASKSFKDLKIVEETADSAVLLWTADGLPKDSPLTVVYSPYGEDDSKNTVETTAGSGKLLLDGLSSGMRYSVCLIAKGSTTGKDPCTDFYTLDNVVDGGQNQLFFIISGIACALVLPLIGLLIYKIVALYCKGRNPSIDEEELEKESYVKFETISMKQRTLNSHPTELWARRATNESERMLLCSRSSIDSQMTYDSARSEYLC